From the Acidovorax carolinensis genome, one window contains:
- the fabD gene encoding ACP S-malonyltransferase translates to MKSFAFVFPGQGSQSVGMLDAWGDHPVVVQTLQEASDALGENIARLIQEGPKEALALTTNTQPVMLVAGVAAWRAWRAEGGALPLAVAGHSLGEYSALVAAGVLTLAQAAPLVRLRAAAMQEAVPVGTGAMAAILGMEASRVIAGCAEAAASFGAGSIEVVEAVNFNDPVQTVIAGTKAGVDKACELLKAAGAKRALPLPVSAPFHSSLMKPAAEKLRVALADVLLSAPQIPVLNNVDVAVQQDADAIRDALYRQAFGPVRWVECVQALKGRGITHLIECGPGKVLAGLTKRIDPELVGAALFDPATLAETRELLA, encoded by the coding sequence ATGAAATCCTTTGCATTTGTCTTTCCGGGGCAGGGCTCGCAGTCTGTGGGCATGCTGGACGCCTGGGGCGATCACCCCGTCGTGGTCCAGACTCTTCAGGAAGCCTCTGACGCCCTGGGTGAAAACATTGCCCGGTTGATCCAGGAAGGCCCCAAGGAGGCGCTGGCCCTGACCACCAACACCCAGCCGGTCATGCTGGTGGCCGGGGTTGCCGCGTGGCGCGCCTGGCGCGCCGAAGGCGGCGCCCTGCCGCTGGCGGTGGCCGGGCATTCGTTGGGCGAGTATTCGGCGCTGGTGGCCGCGGGCGTGTTGACGCTGGCACAGGCGGCTCCGCTGGTGCGTCTGCGCGCCGCCGCCATGCAGGAGGCCGTGCCAGTGGGCACGGGGGCCATGGCGGCCATTCTGGGCATGGAGGCCTCCCGGGTCATTGCGGGCTGTGCCGAGGCGGCGGCTTCCTTTGGCGCGGGATCGATCGAAGTCGTCGAGGCAGTGAATTTCAACGATCCGGTCCAGACCGTGATCGCCGGCACCAAGGCGGGCGTGGACAAGGCCTGCGAGTTGCTCAAGGCCGCGGGCGCCAAGCGCGCGCTGCCGTTGCCCGTGTCGGCGCCGTTCCACTCCAGCCTGATGAAGCCCGCAGCCGAGAAGCTGCGCGTGGCACTGGCCGATGTGCTGTTGAGCGCGCCGCAAATTCCGGTGCTCAACAACGTGGACGTGGCCGTGCAGCAGGACGCAGACGCCATTCGCGACGCGCTGTACCGCCAGGCCTTTGGCCCCGTGCGCTGGGTCGAGTGCGTGCAGGCGCTGAAAGGCCGCGGTATCACCCATCTCATTGAATGTGGCCCCGGCAAGGT
- the plsX gene encoding phosphate acyltransferase PlsX, translating into MITLAVDCMGGDHGPRVTLAACRQFLDNHPDARLLLVGLKDSLQSFSHERATVVPATEVVAMDDPVEIALRRKKDSSMRVAIQQVKDGTAAAAVSAGNTGALMAIARYILKTLDGIDRPAIATQMPNAQGGATTVLDLGANVDCSAEHLLQFAVMGSALVSVLKGVEEPTVGLLNIGEEIIKGSEVIKKAGELLRSAANSGDLNFYGNVEGNDIFKGTVDIVVCDGFVGNVALKASEGVASMVVGGLKQEFSRNILTKAAAIVAYPVLKALMNRMDYRRYNGAALLGLRGLVFKSHGSADTMAFEQALNRAYDAARNNLLDRVRTRIAHAAPLLAPGNAQPTPGAAATTY; encoded by the coding sequence ATGATCACACTGGCTGTTGACTGCATGGGGGGCGACCACGGCCCCCGCGTCACGCTCGCGGCGTGCCGTCAGTTCCTCGACAATCATCCCGATGCCCGTCTGCTGCTGGTCGGCCTGAAGGACAGTCTGCAATCCTTCTCGCATGAGCGCGCCACCGTGGTGCCGGCCACCGAAGTGGTCGCCATGGACGACCCTGTGGAGATTGCCCTGCGCCGCAAGAAGGACTCGTCCATGCGTGTTGCCATCCAGCAGGTGAAGGATGGCACGGCTGCCGCAGCGGTTTCCGCCGGCAACACGGGCGCCTTGATGGCCATTGCCCGCTATATCCTCAAGACGCTCGATGGCATTGACCGCCCGGCCATTGCCACCCAGATGCCCAACGCGCAGGGCGGCGCCACCACCGTGCTCGATCTGGGTGCCAATGTGGACTGCTCGGCCGAGCATCTTTTGCAGTTTGCTGTCATGGGCTCTGCGCTGGTTTCAGTGCTCAAAGGTGTCGAGGAGCCCACCGTGGGTCTGCTCAATATTGGTGAAGAAATCATCAAAGGCAGCGAAGTCATCAAAAAAGCTGGTGAACTCCTGCGATCTGCTGCCAATTCGGGTGATCTGAATTTTTATGGCAATGTCGAAGGCAATGACATCTTCAAGGGAACCGTGGACATCGTGGTGTGTGACGGTTTTGTGGGCAATGTCGCATTGAAGGCCAGCGAGGGCGTGGCGTCGATGGTGGTGGGTGGGCTCAAACAGGAGTTTTCGCGCAACATCCTGACCAAAGCTGCGGCCATCGTCGCTTATCCGGTTCTCAAGGCGCTCATGAATCGCATGGATTACCGGCGTTACAACGGTGCGGCGCTGTTGGGCCTGCGCGGACTGGTGTTCAAGAGCCACGGTTCAGCCGACACCATGGCTTTCGAGCAGGCTTTGAACCGGGCGTATGATGCAGCCCGCAACAACCTGCTCGATCGTGTCCGGACCCGGATTGCGCATGCGGCGCCCCTGCTGGCGCCTGGCAATGCCCAGCCAACGCCCGGTGCTGCGGCGACAACCTATTGA
- the rpmF gene encoding 50S ribosomal protein L32 has translation MAVQQNKKSPSKRGMHRSHNALNVPGIAVEPTTGETHLRHHISPNGFYRGRQVLKNKSEA, from the coding sequence ATGGCCGTTCAGCAAAACAAAAAGTCCCCTTCCAAGCGCGGCATGCACCGCTCGCACAATGCCCTGAACGTGCCGGGCATTGCCGTGGAACCCACCACCGGTGAAACGCATCTGCGTCACCACATCAGCCCCAACGGCTTCTACCGTGGCCGCCAGGTGCTGAAGAACAAGTCTGAAGCCTGA